In Drosophila pseudoobscura strain MV-25-SWS-2005 chromosome 4, UCI_Dpse_MV25, whole genome shotgun sequence, the following proteins share a genomic window:
- the LOC4818016 gene encoding uncharacterized protein, producing MSKATGNIGPALGGSIGGANGVRTEDHIITISTASLAEASNGEALKQSSARDPPVHSVGPQSVEVPHHQPPKANSAQTHTSNRGYSLCRLSQLVSYQNNIADVQHRRGRRLHGLQLPLHPLQLFGWLVLLLFGLASYWVLIPAFHAPLQGPLYGLITGLYLVHIASHLTALLTDPADKELRRVHRNDRIVPEFDRTKHGHVIENGRCHLCNIRTSSSRTKHCSVCNKCVGKFDHHCKWLNHCIGSRNYVAFLMCVVSAVVATLVIVAAVIAQIAFYYIQPEWLSFYWCRSTSDPDAGHQMEPGDYINLTLSLGNGTMMLLEQPPDDEEPQQMDEQMENITISTISTLPTLLENFTALIEATATSQPGINMTTNQTITPVVGGIGVNETIFLLLLGVLGLLAAVSAGLLLHLCFFHIYISFLGLTTYEYIRNHRQAQEAKAKQLLEQGTAVGVGKNGTVHFSATLPEPHNPSKTMPGGQQLYCFSKAPHPNQQQQQEAALCAGQTEQSMRMHCCASSREFHQSRQAIYLCSLLEERTSATSHHPPLQDSLSSFHCCSSFAASSLQRRVSVAKGSLISGELRPQRPATYLQYTEQCTLCTFRLRREGAAAGAPSSAGGSSSTRTLSSQAGVSSASANGAAGNISKHQRWRRKWNCCASVPDSPDVPNDLLAALTFRERENAEAAAKLNAQELPIQFIRTLNGGMDHPEVELPVKTTTTTPPRSSRLRHMLRLLGRYRRPRCRHHGGGAHGVAAKEHHQHHGGGTIKQNQIRPLQLQAAGRGYVASTTPTTTPPGSSPSRSSAESSSESVSTSSPSSGSKKELMLLPTSVIRDDSVTTYTLTLPPALPPPTRRKMPQASQELAELAESLGFVSSNHHHPPPQHQQQQQHLTPNSRQMPHSLGNVYRRQRRKHFMRTRSPTLSPIHESGLSNPTSPQPLRHHPHSSLALSSNSNPAKCSSPLANRSSMSSSSVLVQNLCSLAGETLRKTSSNSSLQSISSNSSST from the coding sequence ATGTCCAAAGCGACGGGAAACATTGGACCGGCGCTAGGAGGTTCAATCGGTGGAGCAAACGGTGTTAGGACGGAGGATCACATAATAACCATCAGTACTGCCAGCCTCGCGGAAGCCAGCAACGGGGAAGCACTGAAGCAATCGTCTGCCAGAGATCCGCCCGTACACTCAGTTGGGCCACAATCTGTGGAGGTGCCCCACCACCAGCCGCCCAAAGCAAACAGTGCCCAAACCCATACGAGCAATAGAGGGTACTCCCTGTGCCGATTGTCCCAGCTGGTTAGCTACCAGAATAACATTGCGGACGTGCAGCATCGACGTGGTAGACGCCTCCATGGACTGCAGTTGCCATTGCATCCGTTGCAACTGTTTGGATGGTTGGTCCTGCTGCTCTTCGGTTTGGCCAGCTATTGGGTGTTGATCCCAGCATTTCATGCACCGCTACAGGGTCCGCTATATGGGCTCATCACTGGGCTGTATCTCGTGCACATTGCCTCACATTTGACGGCCCTGCTGACGGATCCGGCGGACAAGGAGCTGCGGCGAGTGCATCGCAACGATCGCATTGTCCCGGAGTTTGATCGCACCAAGCACGGACACGTGATTGAGAACGGACGGTGTCATTTGTGCAACATACGCACCTCCTCGAGCCGCACCAAGCACTGTTCGGTGTGCAACAAGTGTGTGGGAAAGTTCGACCATCACTGCAAGTGGTTGAATCATTGCATCGGATCGAGGAACTATGTGGCCTTCCTGATGTGCGTCGTCAGTGCGGTGGTGGCCACACTGGTGATTGTGGCCGCGGTGATTGCCCAAATCGCCTTCTACTACATCCAACCGGAGTGGCTGAGCTTCTACTGGTGTCGTTCCACCAGCGATCCGGATGCCGGACACCAAATGGAGCCCGGGGACTACATAAATCTCACTCTAAGCCTTGGTAATGGGACCATGATGCTGCTGGAGCAGCCACCCGACGACGAAGAACCCCAACAGATGGATGAGCAAATGGAGAACATTACCATTTCCACCATTTCCACCTTGCCCACACTCTTGGAGAATTTCACGGCTTTGATTGAGGCAACTGCCACATCCCAGCCAGGCATCAATATGACCACGAATCAGACCATCACACCCGTAGTTGGGGGAATAGGCGTGAATGAAACTAtattcctgctgctcctgggaGTCCTGGGACTCTTGGCAGCCGTGAGTGCAGGATTACTTCTCCACCTGTGCTTTTTCCACATCTACATCTCGTTTTTGGGGCTCACGACCTACGAGTACATCAGGAATCATCGTCAGGCGcaggaagccaaagccaaacagcTGCTGGAGCAGGGTACAGCCGTGGGAGTGGGCAAAAATGGAACAGTTCACTTCTCAGCAACCCTCCCAGAGCCCCACAATCCGTCCAAAACGATGCCAGGTGGTCAGCAGCTCTACTGTTTCTCCAAGGCGCCACATcccaaccagcagcagcaacaggaggcGGCTCTCTGCGCGGGACAAACGGAGCAATCGATGCGGATGCATTGCTGTGCCAGCTCCAGGGAGTTCCATCAGTCGCGGCAGGCCATCTACCTCTGCTCCCTGCTGGAGGAGCGGACCAGCGCCACCAGTCACCATCCTCCTCTGCAGGACTCTCTGAGCAGCTTCCATTGTTGCTCCAGTTTTGCGGCCAGCTCCCTGCAGCGTCGCGTGAGTGTGGCCAAGGGCTCACTGATCTCTGGAGAGCTGCGACCCCAGCGTCCAGCCACGTATCTGCAGTACACGGAACAGTGCACACTCTGCACCTTTCGCCTGAGACgtgaaggagcagcagcaggcgcaccCAGCAGTGCGGGgggaagcagcagcacgaggACTCTGTCCAGTCAAGCAGGTGTTTCCTCCGCATCGGCTAATGGGGCGGCAGGGAACATCTCCAAACATCAGCGCTGGCGCAGGAAATGGAACTGCTGTGCCAGTGTCCCGGACAGTCCCGATGTACCCAATGATCTCCTGGCGGCTCTGACCTTCAGAGAGCGCGAGAATGCTGAAGCGGCGGCCAAGCTGAATGCCCAAGAGCTGCCAATACAATTTATACGAACTCTGAATGGGGGCATGGATCATCCGGAGGTGGAACTGCCTGTgaagacaacgacaacgacgccGCCGCGCAGCTCTCGATTGCGGCACATGCTGCGCCTCCTGGGACGCTATAGAAGGCCCCGATGTCGCCATCATGGAGGAGGAGCCCACGGCGTGGCGGCCAAggagcatcatcagcatcatggCGGGGGCACCATCAAACAGAATCAGATACGTCCGTTGCAACTGCAGGCGGCAGGACGTGGCTACGTCGCCTCCACGACGCCAACAACAACGCCACCCGGCAGTTCTCCGAGTCGGAGCTCCGCAGAAAGCAGCAGCGAATCGGTGAGCACCAGCAGTCCCTCCAGTGGCTCCAAGAAGGAGCTAATGCTGTTGCCGACATCCGTGATCCGAGATGATAGTGTGACAACCTATACACTCACCCTGCCACCGGCATTGCCGCCGCCCACGCGACGCAAGATGCCGCAGGCCAGTCAGGAGTTGGCAGAACTTGCCGAGTCCCTCGGATTTGTCAGCagtaatcatcatcatccgccgccgcaacatcagcagcagcagcaacacttGACACCCAACAGTCGACAGATGCCCCATAGCCTGGGGAACGTCTATCGAAGGCAACGGAGGAAGCATTTCATGCGCACTCGATCGCCCACACTGTCGCCCATCCATGAATCCGGCCTCTCCAATCCGACATCGCCGCAACCGCTGCGGCACCACCCACACAGCAGTCTAGCACTCAGCTCTAATTCCAATCCGGCCAAATGTTCGTCCCCACTCGCCAACCGTTCGTCGATGTCCTCATCCTCGGTGCTCGTCCAGAACCTATGCAGCCTGGCAGGCGAGACCCTCAGGAAGACATCGTCCAATAGTTCGCTCCAAAGCATCAGCTCCAACTCTAGCAGCACTTAA